TATCTAGAGAAAATGGGCAGGGGTGTTCAGGGGGTTGGCCTCACCCAGGGCAGCAGGCCTTCCAGAACAGGGGGCTCTGTGGGGAGATGATCTTCcaggaggaggccaggagggaACTGGGACCCCAgatccctgctccccaccccaagcCAAGCCTCACTTGAGCCGCCCCAGCCTGCGGGGTCTGTCCGCCTCGGCCAGCCGCTGTGCCTGCCGCCGCTCCCGCCTCCGCGCCAGCTCCGCCAGCCGCCGCGCCACCTGGGCCTTGATCCCACGTAGCCTGAAGAGCTCCTGGTGCCGGAGCCGGGCTGCCCGCCCCTCGGCCTGCTGTACCCGCTGCAGCAGGGCCGGGTGGAGTCAGGGGCCCGGCCGAGCACCATCCCCTGGGAGACCTCCCCCCTGCTGAGACCCCTCCAACGCCACCTCCCCTGACTTCCCAGCAGTTTCCCGAAACCACCTTCCTTACCCACTGGTGGTCTGCAAATCCCACACCCCCAATATAAGCATCAGGGCAGCAGAGACTCGATCTAGAACATGCCCTGTCATATCCTGAGCCCACACGCTgccagagaagcagcaggctaGAGCCCACAGTGCTCACCATCTTCCGTGCAGCCTTCTCCCGCCGCCGCTGTTGCTCGGTCTTCTTCTCCGCTGCAGCCAGCCGCATGGGTGCTGGGGAGGCCTCCACTCCTTCAGCCGGCTCCCCTCCAGCCTCGGGCCCCGTGTCCTGGCCCTCGCCTGGCTCCCCCTCCCCGTCTGactcctccagcagcccctgaCACAGCTCCTGGAACGCAgactcctgggggggggggggtagcggCGTgtcaggggcagggtggggggcggagggcaggcaggggcagggcggggcgggcAGGTGTGGGCTCACCTGGGTGGCAGGCTGCTCCGAGGCGGGCAGCGCCAGCTGCCTTTCCAGCTTCTCCGCCTCCTTCTGCCGCTGCAGTTCGACCTCGTGGGCCGCCCGCAGCAGGgtctgggagtgggaggggaaggggtcaGGGCTGAGGACCCAGGGACTTACAGACAAACCCAGCCTCCCACCACTGTGCCCCAGgccttcctccaccccaccccacccccgcgctGTCAGGGGGTGCGCCCTCCTCCCGCGCCCGCCTGCTCCGCCAGTTCTCTTAGAGGATGGCCTGATCTCTGCACTCGGTAGTTTTGTTCATGCAAAACGCAGAACAGGCAAACATGTAAAAAGACAGGAACGACAGTGGGGGCCGCTGAGGGAagatggggcggggggtggtgatGGCTGATGGGCGCCAAGTTTCTTTTGAGGGGATAAAAACATTCTGACATACTGGTGAGGGCCACTCAGGCCACACAACTCTGCAAAGATGCTAAAAACCATTACATTCCACGCAGTGAGTGGGCGAGTCCTAAGGCGTGGGAGCACTCTCTCTGACACAGTTCAAAGAAGAACAAGAGACACGGACCAATCTTCCCATGTTCTCCCCCCACAGCCAAGCCAGCCTGTGGGGGACGGCAACGGCCTCCGCCTGTGaccggcctcctcctcctcccgctcgGTGGCGGGCGCTGGCTTCGTCCACACCGTGCATCAGGCGCAGAAAACTGCTCGCTCTGTTCCGGGTCAGCTAAGGGGCCCATTCGTCATGAACAAGGTGGAAGGGCACTCGCTCAAGCGTCCCCCGTCTGCTCCACAATCTCGATCTGTCTCTGGGAACCTGTGCTCCCCGAGGCCAAAGAGTGTCCCCACTGCTCACGATACCCGCGCTCAACGGACACCACGGACATACAGTGACTCTCACAGCCAGGTGTCCGCTGGTGACCTAGCCTAGACCTTAGAAAAATCTCACCGGCTCAGACTACTACCATTTCTTTGAGGCCTTTTGCATCTAAGCCCGTGGACTTCCCGAAAAGTGGCATGGCGTGGTCTCATACACCCCCAGGCCTTTGTACACACGGTCTCTGGTACACGCCTGAGAACACCCATTCCCCTTGCTCCCCACAGCAAACTCCTCCTCAGACCTCTGGTCTAAGCTCTGAtatccccttcctccaggaagccctccctgacccccaagGCTGGGCCTGGCGACTCCTCTGGGTTCCCTCATCCCAGCCCTCTGGGTCATCACTGTCTGTCTCCCCTGCTGGACCATGGGCCCCAGGAGGGGAAATGGGGGGGGGTCGCCTCAGTCACTGTCGACTCCCCAGCAGCGGGCAGACACAGGAGCCCAGGGAGGCCAAGCCAACCAGGTGGCCAGGCCACAGCTGAGGAGCGGCTGCATACCTGGTGGTCCTCGAAGGACGGGTTGTAGGAGGCTCCAGCCGGTGTCACCTCCACGGCAGGGACCTGGGAAGGCTTGGTGTGCAGACGCGGCGGCCGCTGGAGGAGGACAGGACTTATGAAGGCTGGCAGCCCCGCAACTCGAGAACGTGCATGCGCTGAAGCCGGTTCTCTAGGCAGGGAAGGTGGCAGAGGCCTCCGCAGCGCCCACGAACCTTCCAACTGGGAGGTGCCGGTGGGTCCGGCGTCTAAGACAACGGACACCTGCTACCCAGCTGCCGCGCTACCCAAGGGAGCCACAGCCCCAGGACGAGAAAGCTccctgcggggggtgggggggccctgcctgcctttcctgaGAAAAGTCCCCATGACCCCTGTGGTGGGCACCACTGGTAAAAACATGGGTACAGGGCACCTTGACTCTAGTCCTCAGTCTGTCATCCTGACATCTGCAGCAGCCTTGGCAGAGGATGGGAGATGGTCTCTGTCATTCAGAGCACAGGACAGTGGACAGAGGGCTGGCAGAAGCCCCTGGTGTGGCCCGGCCCCTGCCGGGAGCTTGTGACAAATGCAGAAACCCGGGTCTACCAGGCCCAAATCTGAATCCGATCAAGACCTGTGCCTCAACAATACCACGGCAGGGATGGGGGATGGTGGTGGATGTCCCTCTGGCCTTCGCCCAGAAGCCTGGGAGTAACCCCAGAAGCCTCCGGCCTCCACCCACTCCCCACACCCAACTGCCCACCTGTCGCAGTGCTTCTGCCCCAGGGCGTCGTCTTGGGTCCCCCCTCCCCGATCCTGGCACGTCCACCCACCACGATCCCGCCTCCTCAGAGCTGCCACCAGGACCCCACTCTTCTATGCAAAATCACTAACAGGAAAACTCCAAAACCCAAGCTCCTTCCCACCAGGCCAGCCTCCTCTGAGCTGTTACTCAGCCCCGCCCTTGTACTCCCTCGTTCCCTGCCCAGAGGCCCTGTCGGCAGAGGCCCCTTCTCAGGGAAGCTTTGCTCATCCCCCAAAGCACCCCACCGACCGCCAGCACGTGGCCCTCTCCTCTGGAGGCACCAGCTCGAGGCCTGGCTCCTGCACGCACGGTCTTGGCCCCCGGCTGAGACCGAGGTTCTAGGGCCCTAGTGCAGCGCCCACCACCCCAGCCAAGGACTGGTCGCCAAGGACCCTCTGTGCCACAGTCTCACCTTCACCCCTTTCTTCTTGGTCTGCTCCAGGAAAAAGACATCCTGGCCAGCCAGGGGCCGCTCCAGAGGGTCTGTGGAGGCATTATAGGGTGGCTGCTGGGGGCTTGCCAGTGTGGCCTAAagggctccctcccacccctccacccaatAAAGACAGCACCAAAACATGGACAAGGGAAGGACGGACTCTCAGACCCCAAAGGGTTTTGAACGCCAGGCCAAAGAGCATATGGACAGGTCCCAAAGCAGAAGAAAGCcaaggggcagggggcagcccTCAGGAAAGGGAAGCCCAAGACACTGAACTCTGTGGAGGATCATCGAATTGCCGGCCAATACCTCCCTCTGACCCTGTGCTCTTGTGCAGCACACAACCTGTAAAACTGTGCATGGCAGCCTTGTCCCCACCCACAAGTAACAGCAGGGGCACTCACTGTCTTTGGCCCAGAGATCATAGAAAGGCCGCTCGACGGTGTCTTGGGGCCCGGGCTTGGCTTTGGTAGCGGGAGGGTTGAGAAGCCGGGCCTGTGCCCTGCGCACCTCCCGGGGCAGCTCGCCCTGCTTGGCCAGCTTCTCCCATAGCTGCTCCTTCCGTTTGAGCTTCCTGGCATTGGGGACCTGGTGAGCGAGGACGCTGGGTGGAGGAGAAGTAGCACAGATGGATAAAGCAGAGGCCTAAGAAAGGGCCCAGCTCCTCCCACTCGGGCTCTGCACCCCCACTACCCAGCAGCTCCTCTCCCAAGCACCCCGTACAAGGTGCACCTCCTCTGcactcctcctgcctctcccacccagcCAGGTCTATCTCCAGCTCGGGCCTCTCCCCTGACCCGAGAGCCAACAACGTGGGGGCCTCTGCAGGTCTCCCAGGAACCTCACACATCATTTCAAAACTGACCTCAGTTGGTCCCCACAGCCGCTCCTCCCATACCCCCATCTCAGGAGTCTACCCCGTCACTCATCCAACCTCCCCTCCTTCACAGCTGTCACTAAGCCAGCCTGCTGGGCCTCCCGATGGCTCCCAGCCatccctcctctccatccccagagCTCCTGGCTGGGCCGAGGCCCCGGCCCCCACCTCATTTCCTCCAACCCACCCGCAAAGGCCCTGTCGGATCCCATCCCTCTCCTCCAAGTGACGCTCACCTgacctgaccccctccccccggaAGTAAGTGGCGGCTGTTGCACAGGACAAGAAGCCAGAGCCCAGCAGGAAAGACGGGtcaggggcggggggcggagggagacACTCACTCTTTGGGGGCAGGAACCTTGGATGTGTTCTCTAGGATGAGGTCAACACGAAGAGGTTTCTTGAGAAGAAGTGATCTTTTCTGGCTTTTGGTCCTCTTCTTCAGCTCTGGGGCTGGGAGAAAGGAGAGCAGTCGAGGGCTCGGGCTTCCTCACTTCCCAAGAGCAACTCCCCACCCACGGCGTTTCAGCCCCACAGCAACCATCAGACCCGCATCCCAGGGCAGACGAGGAGGCCCCAGGCTGGCCCCAGGCTTCTACCTGGGGAAAGAAGTGCCCAGAGTGTCCAAGCTCTGCCCAGCCCCCCCACTACACCCATTTACTGGGCCACCTGGAAACAGCCCTGTGCTTGGAACAGAGAGAGGGTCAAACCCACAGCCCTGTCCTCTAAGGGCCTCCAGACAAGGCAGGAAAACCAGGAATGCTAACGAGAAAGAAGGTGACCAAGgaacactgaggcccagggagctgAACTCGGGACCCAAAATGGCTGCTTCTCAACACGATGCTTTTCCACCTTCTCTCACCTGACAGTGAAAAGCAAACTCCAGGACCAAACACGCTAGGACAGAACCCACGTCCTTCCGTTTCCTAGGCTACGTCCTGAAGACTTCACTCCTCTGTGCTTCCAAATGGGAACCTTATACGCCTGACTCACGGGGTTGTCTGGAAAGGTCATGACTGCAACAGCATGAGGCACCGTGATCACCTGGGAAAGCCCGCAGTCACtattacctttctttttcctccctgtgtccccaggaCCTGAAACTGAGAGCCACGAGTCGGTCAGTCACGTGTCCCTGGAGCTGCTATGGCACCGGAATGGAGCCCGTAAGCCACGGCCAGACTAACAGACCACGAACagtgcctctttcttttttgccaaAACCAGAATCTATCAACTGCTTCTCCTCTGTTCCCAAAGAGACTTCATACTCGCCAAAGCAGGCCTTCGGGATTTCCCTACCTGGTCCCTGGGGCAGGTCCTGCCTTCCCCTTGCTGTTCACATGCCCATCGGCTCCCTCCTGTGAAAGGTGACCTCTTCAATCATCACCTCTCACTCGCTAGCTTAGTCTCCCGCAACTCAAAGCAGGTCCTTTTCTGCTCACGGAAACAGACCCTCTCATGTTCATTGGAACCGATCCCTGGACTGAACCCACACTTGCTCCCTAAGGGCACCCTGCTGTTAAAGAGCTTGCCATTTGCTCATTAAAGACCCTTAGCTTGTTTTCTAGCTCCTGGTTAAAGCGATTGTCTATTTTTGGTCTGTTCTACTTACCCTTGGAAAACCTACTATTCACTCAAACCATCCATAACTCACCTCTCCTGCACTGTCTCAGCAGTGCCCCTGCCCCGCCTTTCGGCAAATAAACCAAATTAAGACCAGCTCCTTACCTACTCGTTAAACTAGATCTTATTCATACTCAAGCATGTCTTACTAAAACAGGTCTCATTCCTTCCAGCTTTTCTGCAAGTTAATGAGAGGGCTGCTCATTTACGTCTGATCTACTCACAGGCAGACCCCTGCTGGCTTCCGTGCACCAGATGGAGACTCGATGAGAATTGCCAGATTGAAGACTGAGAGCTCGgataccccaaaataaaaatctgacttGTTAGTCTTTCATTTCAGATCCTCTTGTTTATAGTAAAGACCTTTCCAGGCGGATGCCTGCCACCCAAGCCCTGTCAATCATAGCGACTAAGATGGACCATACAGAAGGACCGAGCGGGCACCACCGAAAGCTGTTCCTCACCCTTTTTCTTGGAGCCGGTGTCCACGAAGAAGAGTTTCTCATCCGGGGCCTCTGATATCAAGCCActgggagacaggaaggagaatGTCAGCCAGAGATGGGGAGGCTGCCAGTTGCTAGGGAGGGAGGCTTAACCTCTCAGGGGGCCCGGCTTTCCTCTAGTACTATGCACATTCAGGCACCTTCTTCCCGCCATAGGATTCCACCAGACTGAGGCCTCTCCCTTAAAATCACAGAACTCAGTACTTAACAGATCACAGCGCTTAAAATATCGTAATATTTCATTCTCAGCATTACACAAAGGTGGGTGCACGGGACGCACTTAGGCTACAATTACTAGTCACTTGCCTGAATTATAATTTAACACTGGGGGTCCTGTATCTGGTAACCCAACCAAGACCCTCAACCTCACCTCAGAGGGCAGAGACACGATACAGACACGCGCAGCACCCCGGATGTCCCCCCCAAGCACGCTTGGCCTCGTACCCCGCCTGGCCGAACGTGACCCAGCTCCCGGAAGTCCCGCCCCACGCACCCGCTCGTGCGCTCCTGCAGCCGCACGTCCTCCAGGAACTGGTCAACTTCCAGCCCCAGCGGCTCCTGGGCGAGCCGTCGCCAGCCTCGTTTCCTGTTTCTTGGGCCTCGCCGACGCCGCCTCAGCGCCGGGTCCACCGAAGTGGGACGGAAGCCCAGGAAGCCAGAATCGGCCTCGCTTTTCAAGCACGGCGTGCTGCCACGGCCACTGCCTCCCGGCGCCATCTTGGCAAAGGAAGCATTCGGTCGCCGGCGCCCCAAAGCCCGTTTCTGGCTTGCGCGCGCAGATCTCCCGCCCCCTCCCGTGACCTACTTCCGGTAACCGCAATCTGGGTAAAGTGAGTGGAGCTGCCAAGGGGCGGGGATAAAGGGTAAATGTCTCCTCCCTCTTATGCAAATTCCCGTGGGCCTCGGGTCGTGGGTTGGCGGCTCCGGCCCTGAGCAAACACCTCTGCGACCGCCtaggaaaacttttaaaatctgcgtatatttttagtttttaacttactatttattatttttaatccagttgtcttaaaaaggaaaatcagaaccGTCCGTGGCGGATTCGGCGAAAGACACGCTCCAGTCTCAGAACGCTTGTGTTTTTAGTGTTCTGATCCTAGAATCTTGGAAATCTAGGAGCTCTCCAAGTGCCGAGTTGGGAGCACAGAATCTCCTATGCAAAGAGTGTTAGAAACATACAGGGTTGCCAGTGCAGGCTGGGAATCATAAATCCTGGACAAGGTGCATAGCTGTGCCTCACTTTCCCCGTCTGTGAAATAGGGACAATAACGGTACATCAGCCTTGTAAGTCTTTCAGGAGAGGAAACGAAATAATAAACCCACAACAGTGTAAGATTGTACTTGGGTgggtggggtgcctgagtagctcagtcggttaagggtctgccttcactgcggtcatgatttcggggtcctgggttcaagccccaagttgggctctcccgctccctctcgctctgtgctttctctctctttttctctctcaaataaataattgtcttaaaaagaaaaaaaaatgtgcctggTATccaaatgttagctattgttacTGGCTGGCCCCCTGAAGTTTCATCTTAGAATCAACTAATCTTTGCTGTTTACAAATAAGGAAGGAAGCTTGGAGGCCCTTGGGCGCTGGCAACCATTCATAGGgatccaggaagcccagagagggagggggccaCGCCGGGGATCGCACAGCGGGATCTTTGCGACCCGCCCTGGAGCCCCCGAGCCGGGACTAAAACCTGGGATTCAGCGCGAAGTCCGTGCAGCTTCCGAGTGCCCGCCAGGGGGCGCTGGGAGCCGCGAAAGCTGGAGAGCTCGCGTGGGCGGCAGGAGCGCGAGGTCAGCGTGCCCCGGCCGCGGTGGGTGTGGTCGGGGCGTGGGTCCGGGGCTCAGCCCGCGGGGTCCGCAGGCCGAAGCCCCCGGGAGAGAGCGCGTGCGCACACATGGTCGTCCCTGTGGACAGCGTCACCTCTCCTCCAGGAGCCAGCTTGTCTTCGGTGTTACGTGTCAGGGGTGGCGTCCCAGGTGGCGCACGCTggcgggccgggcgggggcgggggggtgttgGCGGAGGCACGATGTGCCCGAGCCCGCGCGATCACAACCCCACGCCCCAGGGCTTGGTTCCCAGGCCCCCGCGGCGGGAGGCGAGAGAGAGGGCTGTCCCGGAGGGAGGGCCCCAGAGTAACTTTTCTTCGGAAAATATGTCGGTctggcccccagcccaggcctgaGTCATCAGACTCTGCAGCATTGAGTCATGGCCTCCAACCCCCCGCCCCGCTTCTGGGACCTTGGAGGGGAGACCCCCCCCCAACCAAACTCAAGCCCTGCCCGGGGCTCTCCTTCCGGGGTAGTCAGGGAGAGAgcgatccccccccccccccccccgagacaGCGTGACTTCCACGTGGAAAGAAGCCTTGGCTTTATTTGCTCTGTGGGAACGCTGTTTGCTGTTCGGTTCACAGGCCCCTCCTAGGCATGGGGTCggagcagggcgggggtggggggtggtgcatGCTGATGGCTGTGGGAATCCCCGAGAGCATCGTGGGGGGGCATCATCCCCACCTATGTCACCCTTCCCCATCTTTCCCATGGGGTCCCCAAGCACTAGTATATGGTGAAGGCACCAAAGGGTGGAGGGCAGGACGGGAGGGGTCCCtttagggaggagaggggagggctatagcaccaagagcccctccccccaacacatcCCCATAAAGGGGACTAAAATAAAGCCCAGGCGCCTTTATCTCTGGTAGGGGCTCTACTTAAATAGGGGCTGTTGGCAGAGGAGCTGTGCCTCAGTCTACAATTCAGGCCACCAACGGTGGGGAACCTGGGGGAGGGGACCTCCAGGCTGGGTTTTCAAACCAGGGTGGTGGGCGGAGGCCAAAAATACCTCAAAGTGGGCACCCAGTCTGGGCGAAGCAAAGCTCCAAGGGGCTTTTCTGTTTGCTGAGAATCCTTATTAAAGAAAGGGGTGTGcccagaagtgggcagaggagcTGAAGAGGGGTCCCTTTGAGGAAGTAGTGTCTCCCCTCTGAGCTCCCAGGTCCCAAGGCCTGAGAACAGGGTGGAGTTGTGGGCTGGATGGGCAAGAAGTGAGGAAGGGGGTCTTTGTGTTGGTTATTGCAACCGGATGGCCACTGAACTATGGGGAGAGAATTGGGGCTCAGACTGGTTAGGGccgggtgtgtgtctgtgtgcatttGTGTGACGGTGTGGGTGCTCTCTCCTGAGGATGTCAGCCCCCTGAGGGCAGATGCATGTGTCTGGGTTGCTGTCTGCTGTAAGGCCCGGGCCCCAGAACAATCCCTGCCCATCCAAACGTAGtacgtgctcaataaatacttgaatgaACAATGATTGAATCGACGcctctgtgtgtgggtgtgcacgCGCGTGCGCGTGTGTTAATGTCCCCATGATGTGCCTAAGTGTACATGAGGGTAGGGGGCATGGGCCAGGCAGAGAAGCCTTGCCCCTCCCCTGGTCCCCATGGTCTGGcggaggggagtggagagaggcCCAGCTGTACAACTGAGAAGGTGGGCAGGTGGCAAGCgtgcaggctggggtggggatgtGCGTGCAGCCGGCTGGCGCTCGGGGCCacagcagggcaggagggagggagggagggctgcTGGCTCATTCCGCAGAGCCCTTGTGGCGCCGCTTAGAGGGCGGCACGAGGCGGCGGGGCAGGTTGGCGGGCAGCCCGTGGCCCTCAAGCTTGGCCTCGATGAGGTGGCTGGCTAGAGCAAACTCCTCGTCATCCAGCATGCCATCCCGGTCGACGTCGCTCAGCTTCCAGATGCGGCCCAGCACCGAGTTGGGGAGCTTGGTGCCCACCATCCAGGTCTTGGCCTTGGTGCCACTCAGCTTGCCATCGGCCGGCGCCAGGTTGTAGAAGATCTCATCGTACTTGGACTTGTCCTTGGTCACTACCCACTCGGCCTCGTCGTCCGAGCCCTCCTCGCCGTCCTCCAGGGCCTCATCGGGCCCCCGCTCCACGAATGGGCCCATGTGAGTGCCCTCGAAGGCGCCGCCCTGCACCCCCACCTCGGTGCTCTCCAGCTCTTCCTGCCGCAGCAGCGGCATGAGCTTGGCGATGTCGTGGGTCAGCATCTCGTCCAGGGCTTCCAGCAGCTTCGGCTTCAGCGAGTGGAACTTGGTGAAGTCGTGAGCCATCAGCATCTCCtgttgcgggggaggggggaggagagaggagcccTGAGAAGTCAGGGGGCAGCAGAATCCTTGGGCGGCAGGTGTTGACGGAGAGGTGCGAACCCGTACAACCCGCCTGTCCCAGTCGGACACCCACGGCTCAGAAGAGACTGGGGCAGCGGGGTCCTGGGGGCCCTCCCCCTGTGCCAGGCACGCCCCCAGAATTACTGGACGGGGGGCCCTCTGATGACTTGCCAGCTGGTAGAGAAGGATTTCAATATTCTGATACCGGTCCCAGCCTTTCCTGAGCACAGCCCTGGCTCTAGCCAGCCTCTGTGGCACCCCAGGCTGCAGCTGGTCGGCACCCCCACCCTGGTGCAAATCGAGAAAATTCCATTCCTGCCGTTAGTTCCGTCACCCCACTTCACAGAAACGGGGGAGCGTGGCTTGCTGCCAAGTTTGGAGGTTTAGCCTGGGATGGCCAGATTGTCAGGAACTTGGGGGACACCCTGCCCACAGAAGATGACTTCTTCTAGAGCAGCCATGCGGCTGGATCTGTAGTCGTGCTGCTTCTGTCCCGTGGCCCCTCTGAGTCGCCTGCACCAGGAGACTCACAGCACAGACCGATCCGTGTCATGGACCGCACTGATTTCCAGCACCAAGGCAGAGAAGCCCGCTGATCTGGACACAAAGGGGTACGTTGGCGGGGGTCTGGACTCCAGGGCCTGCCTGCCCAGGTCCCAACCCAGTTCTGCCACCTAGGAGCTGTGTGTCCTCAggcaagtgacttcacctctTTGGGCCTCGGTTTCCACACGTGTGAAACGGCTCAAAAACATTAGCGCTCCCCTCCCTTGGGGGGTGGGAAAGGCTAAATGAATTCATCTGGATAAAGCGTTCCAGAACTGTCAGTGTAATCGTATTAGCTGCTGTTTATCTAGCCCCGTGCTTCCCAACCACAGGAGATGTTGCCCTTCCCCAGTGGACGCTTGGCAAGatctagagacatttttgattgtcacatcTGGGGCACGCTACTAGCACATAGAAGCCAGGAGGATATGAACATCCCGCAATGCCCAGGACACCCCAGACCACAAACGCTCTGACCCCAAATATCAGtagtgctgaggctgagaaacttGATCTAGACCCCCAGCTTGGTGCCACACACAGGTCTCTAGAATTGTCCTTTCCAGTAGAGGAGCTacatgtggttatttaaatttaactgagctaaaactaaataaaacctaATGGGGCTAGCCGCTACCAAACTGGAAGTCAGagtacagaacatttccatcatggCAGATGGACAGCACCATCCTAGAACGTGTCCTTAGAGAGACTGGACCAGGAGCTTTCCGCCCCTTCTCCCTCATCCCTCCTTGCTGGCTGGAAGGCATACAGAATGGCTGAAGTTTTGGAGCCATTCTGTACCATGTAGGGATCTTGGAACTGGAGGCCAGGGATGGGAGGAGAACGGAGAGAAAAGGGGACGCTGTCCCTGGCTCTGGAAAGCACCAAACCAGACCACCTTCTAGGACTTTATGGAGAGAAACAAACTTCCATCTTATTGAAGCCGAGGTTCCCTGGGgttttgtcttcatttccttgtcCTAACTCACAAAACCGTGCCCTCAGGGAACCATTTGCAGGAGGTGCTTTCCAGAACCTGCCCTGCATCCCTTCTGTTCTCAAGGCCCCACCCTGAAGCCCACAGAAGCTGACCCCTTCCGCCTCCCCCGACGCCCCCCATGCCCCTCCAAACCCCACTCCTGGGGACAACCTCCCACCTGCATCTTCTCACAGTCCGGAAAGTCGCCGGGGGATATGTGATGCTCCAGCTGGATCTTGGCAAAGATGACGGGCAGCTTGAGGATAAGCTGCTTCTTCTTGTTCTCCTTTCCAAACACGGAAGGCATCTCCTTCTTCAGGTAGCTGATGATGTATGCGTGGACCTGCGGGAGGACAGTGTCATCACCTGGGGCCCCGAACCCAGAGCTCCTGATCCGCGTGGCCCGGAGGGGGCCTGAAAATGTGCATTCTGACCCTTCCAGGTGAGAAGCTGCTGCAAGAGCAGAAGGGCCCCTCCTTTCCTAGGCaatccactccccaccccccatctacATACCAGCTGGAGCCTCTGCCTAGATTGCCTTGTCCACATTCCTGGACAGCTCCGTCTTTTGACGCCCAGCAGAATCTGGGCCCGGACCTCATCTGTTTTCACTGCTTCCCACCTCAGGGGCCAGCAACCCCATGGGCCCTGGCAGCACTGCCAGCCTGGGGAGACACAGCAGGCCCCCCACTggttttctggcttctcttgtcCCTACCATGCCTTCTCCAGGCAGCAGCGGCTGCAGAGGTCTTTCTGATTTTTAGGAAACAACACCAGATCATGAGACACAGCTCCAAAGTCTCCATCTGCTTTTTATCCAAGTACAAAATTCCGACCATAGCTGACAAGTCCCTACGGCAGcaattctcaaagtgtggcccgGGGAACCCCAGggattccctcccctccccaacctctTTCAGGGGTTCACAtagtcaaaactatttttattacaatACCAAGGTGCTATGTGTCTTTTGTgctcccattccccctccctgggtgggggggcagtggagTTTTTAAAGGCAACAGGATTCGTGATACTGTAACTGACTGAGTGCAGGAACAGATGTGAAAATGCAGAGGTCTTCTCAGGAGCCAGACATTTAAGGgacttgcaaaaatgtaaaaccgGGCCACCGTCCTctgtaattttttgtttgtttgtttgtttatttggagataattttcataaaatatatgggACTTAGCCCATGTCCTAGGCTTATGGTTATTTAAAAACTgatcttctggggcgcctgggtggctcagtgggttaaagcctctgctttcggctcaggtcatgatcccaatgtcctgggatggagccccgcatcaggctctctgctcagcagggagcctgcttcctcctctctctgcctggctctctgcctacttgtgatttctctctgtcaaataaataaataaaatcttaaaaaaaaaaccctgatctTCTAAT
The DNA window shown above is from Mustela nigripes isolate SB6536 chromosome 17, MUSNIG.SB6536, whole genome shotgun sequence and carries:
- the NOP53 gene encoding ribosome biogenesis protein NOP53 isoform X1 — protein: MAPGGSGRGSTPCLKSEADSGFLGFRPTSVDPALRRRRRGPRNRKRGWRRLAQEPLGLEVDQFLEDVRLQERTSGGLISEAPDEKLFFVDTGSKKKAPELKKRTKSQKRSLLLKKPLRVDLILENTSKVPAPKDVLAHQVPNARKLKRKEQLWEKLAKQGELPREVRRAQARLLNPPATKAKPGPQDTVERPFYDLWAKDNPLERPLAGQDVFFLEQTKKKGVKRPPRLHTKPSQVPAVEVTPAGASYNPSFEDHQTLLRAAHEVELQRQKEAEKLERQLALPASEQPATQESAFQELCQGLLEESDGEGEPGEGQDTGPEAGGEPAEGVEASPAPMRLAAAEKKTEQQRRREKAARKMRVQQAEGRAARLRHQELFRLRGIKAQVARRLAELARRRERRQAQRLAEADRPRRLGRLKYQAPDIDVQLSSELSDSLRTLKPEGNILRDRFKSFQKRNMIEPRERAKFKRKYKVKLVEKRAFREIQL
- the NOP53 gene encoding ribosome biogenesis protein NOP53 isoform X2 — protein: MAPGGSGRGSTPCLKSEADSGFLGFRPTSVDPALRRRRRGPRNRKRGWRRLAQEPLGLEVDQFLEDVRLQERTSGGLISEAPDEKLFFVDTGSKKKAPELKKRTKSQKRSLLLKKPLRVDLILENTSKVPAPKDVLAHQVPNARKLKRKEQLWEKLAKQGELPREVRRAQARLLNPPATKAKPGPQDTVERPFYDLWAKDNPLERPLAGQDVFFLEQTKKKGVKRPPRLHTKPSQVPAVEVTPAGASYNPSFEDHQTLLRAAHEVELQRQKEAEKLERQLALPASEQPATQESAFQELCQGLLEESDGEGEPGEGQDTGPEAGGEPAEGVEASPAPMRLAAAEKKTEQQRRREKAARKMRVQQAEGRAARLRHQELFRLRGIKAQVARRLAELARRRERRQAQRLAEADRPRRLGRLKYQAPDIDVQLSSELSDSLRTLKPEGNILRDRFKSFQKRNMIEPRERAKFKRKYKVKLVEKRAFREIQ